The DNA region CCGTCGACGGTACCGCGATCCGCGCCGCCTTGCGACCGGTCCGGAAGTCGTGGACCTGCCAGCCGCGTTCCCGGGCCTGATGGCGCAGCGCGGTGTCCGGGTTGACGGCGACGGCGTGCCCGACCGCCGACAGCATCGGCAGATCGTTGGCGGAGTCGCTGTAGGCGCTGCACCGGTGCAGGTCGAGCCCTTCGACGGTGGCGAGCTGGGCGAGCGCCTCGGCCTTGGCCGGTCCGTGCATCAGTTTGCCCACCAGCCGACCGGTGTAGGCGCCGTCGACGACCTCGGCGACGGTGCCGAGCGCACCGGTGAGCCCGAGCCGCTGGGCGATCACCCGACCGATCTCCACCGGTGTCGCGCTGACCAGCCACACCCGTTGGCCGGCGTCGAGGTGTCGTTGGGCCAGCGCCCGGCTGCCCGACCAGATGCGGGGGGCCATCAGCTCGTCGAAGATCTCCTCGGCCAGCCGCTCGACGTCGGTCACCCGCCAGCCGGTGACGAACGCCAGCGCCGCTTCCCGGGCCCGGGACAGGTCGCCGGCGTGTTCCGCGGCGAGCAGCCGGAACCGGGCCTGTCGCCAGGCGAACTGAGCGAGGTCGGTGGTGGTGAAGTAGTTGCGGGCGGCCAGGCCACGGGCCAGCCAGTAGATGGAGGCACCCCGCAGCATGGTGTTGTCGATGTCGAAGAAGGCTGCCGCGCGGGGGTGCGGTGTCGTCGGTGGGGTGCCGTCGGGTTCGGCGGTCGCCCATCCCGCGGTCCGGCCGGCGGCGTCGGTGCTGATGGTCAGCCTGCGGGTACGGCCCACGCCAACATCACTCCGTCCATCACGGCTCCGGTCGCCCTCGAGCGAGGTTAGCCCGTAGGGCCGGGGAGACGAGGCCAGCCGGTAGGGCCAGGAGACGAGGTTAGCCCGTAGGGCCGGTGGATTCCCGTCGCCGCATGCCGATCGGGGCCCGCGACCGCGCTGTCGTCAGGCCCCGATCTGGTCTCGTCGACCACCGTCGTGGTGGCTCAGCTGCCGTTCACCGGTCGGTGGGGTTGTCCTTGACCGCCGGGCGGGGAGTGTACGGCAGGGTCGGCTCGGCGTCGCCGACCTGCGGCTCGGCCAGGGTCGGCTGCTGCGGTGCGGACGACGGCTGGTCGGTCAGCGGCGACTGGCCGGCACCGGCGGCGGGCGCGATGCTGGTGCCGGTGACGTCGGTAGGCACCTCGGTGGCCGACGGGACCGCCTGCTGGATCCCGGCCCGGTTGCCGGGGTCGGTGGAACGCTGGTTGGGCTGGCAGGTGACCGGTAGCGGGCCGAGGATGTCGTAGCTGGTCACGGTCGCGGACGGGGCGCAGGTCAGCCCGTTGCGCAGGGCCTGGGTCCGGGCGCGTACCGAATCCAGCAACGTGACGGTGTCGGCTGCGCGGGTGGCGGTCGCGCTGGCACCGGAGGCAAGTTGGCGCAGCGCCCCTCGTTGGGCGGTGACGAAGGCGTCGATCGCATCCAACGGTGCCCGGTCGTGGTGTTCGGTGGCGGCGGTGGTGAGCAGGCGCACCCCGTGGCGGATCTGCTCGTCCATGTCGTCGAGTACGGCCGCGAACGCCGTCGGCTGGTCGTGCACGATCCGGGCTTCGGCCATCCGTACCTCGGCGAATCCGAGGAAGAGCTGGCCACGGGTGGTGTCGGAGTGGGCCAGCGCCAGCTGGGCGCGTTCGGTGGATCGTTTCATCCCGTACAGGGTGTCGCCCGGCAGGGCCTGCTCGGTGGCCGCGGACATGCCGGAGACGGTGATGGCACCGGCGGCCACGGTGGCGATGATCACCGCGCGGGTCCGGGCCCGCCCGGCTGCCCGCCCGGCTGCACCCTTGGCGGTGCGGACCGCCGCCCAGGCAGGGCGGGACTGGCGGGGGAGCGGGAGCTCCGGGGCCGGTCGGGCGGTGACGCCGATGCCGTCG from Solwaraspora sp. WMMD791 includes:
- a CDS encoding HAD-IB family hydrolase; this encodes MGRTRRLTISTDAAGRTAGWATAEPDGTPPTTPHPRAAAFFDIDNTMLRGASIYWLARGLAARNYFTTTDLAQFAWRQARFRLLAAEHAGDLSRAREAALAFVTGWRVTDVERLAEEIFDELMAPRIWSGSRALAQRHLDAGQRVWLVSATPVEIGRVIAQRLGLTGALGTVAEVVDGAYTGRLVGKLMHGPAKAEALAQLATVEGLDLHRCSAYSDSANDLPMLSAVGHAVAVNPDTALRHQARERGWQVHDFRTGRKAARIAVPSTVAAGFLAGAVTAGLALRRRRASG
- a CDS encoding DUF5667 domain-containing protein, translated to MSKLTLFRRRAERFAQLLDRTDTGGRHHVRDPRDDELAGLAAISQRMAKLPASPVDGVDPDFRAHLRSLLIETAERDGIGVTARPAPELPLPRQSRPAWAAVRTAKGAAGRAAGRARTRAVIIATVAAGAITVSGMSAATEQALPGDTLYGMKRSTERAQLALAHSDTTRGQLFLGFAEVRMAEARIVHDQPTAFAAVLDDMDEQIRHGVRLLTTAATEHHDRAPLDAIDAFVTAQRGALRQLASGASATATRAADTVTLLDSVRARTQALRNGLTCAPSATVTSYDILGPLPVTCQPNQRSTDPGNRAGIQQAVPSATEVPTDVTGTSIAPAAGAGQSPLTDQPSSAPQQPTLAEPQVGDAEPTLPYTPRPAVKDNPTDR